A single Bacillus marinisedimentorum DNA region contains:
- the ctaG gene encoding cytochrome c oxidase assembly factor CtaG: protein MGLALDLFGFRALWSPYYFFAMVLLAAGYLLITGPWLHKFKGSEPVPVKKKIYFLSGVALLYIVKGSPMDLMGHLMFSMHMTQMALLYLAIPPLLLLGTPAWFIKWMFNFRPLKKSVWFLTNPLLAILLFNGFFSLYHLPQVFDRVKTDMWVHGIYTTVLFIFALAMWWLIVDPLPEWQRLSELKKIAYMFANGVLITPACALLIFAETPLFATFTDPALFTESLKLCVPAGTLSGLSISGPELFSIFPIMEDQQLGGIVMKFMQEIIYGMAIGYTFFAWSRRERKEEQEEINNMKPVL from the coding sequence ATGGGATTAGCACTTGATTTGTTCGGTTTCCGTGCACTTTGGAGTCCGTATTACTTTTTCGCAATGGTCTTGCTTGCTGCCGGTTACTTGCTTATAACAGGTCCGTGGCTGCATAAATTTAAGGGATCGGAACCGGTTCCCGTAAAAAAGAAAATTTATTTTTTATCAGGTGTTGCTCTTTTATACATCGTGAAGGGTTCACCGATGGATTTGATGGGGCATCTCATGTTCAGCATGCATATGACCCAGATGGCTCTTCTTTATCTGGCGATTCCGCCGCTTTTGCTGCTTGGTACGCCTGCATGGTTTATCAAATGGATGTTCAATTTTAGACCGCTTAAGAAATCAGTATGGTTTTTGACAAATCCGCTGCTGGCCATACTGTTATTCAACGGATTTTTCTCTTTATATCATTTACCGCAAGTGTTTGACAGAGTGAAGACTGATATGTGGGTCCACGGTATATATACAACAGTGCTGTTCATATTCGCACTGGCCATGTGGTGGCTTATCGTAGATCCATTGCCGGAATGGCAACGATTGAGCGAGCTCAAAAAAATTGCATATATGTTCGCGAATGGAGTCCTTATTACCCCGGCATGTGCACTCCTCATTTTTGCGGAAACCCCGCTATTTGCGACCTTCACCGATCCGGCCCTGTTTACCGAATCGCTGAAGTTGTGCGTGCCGGCCGGTACGCTTTCCGGACTATCTATCAGCGGACCGGAACTGTTTTCGATATTCCCGATTATGGAGGATCAGCAGCTCGGCGGTATTGTGATGAAATTCATGCAGGAAATCATTTACGGAATGGCAATCGGGTATACATTCTTCGCCTGGTCACGCCGTGAACGTAAAGAGGAACAGGAAGAGATCAATAACATGAAGCCGGTGCTGTAA
- a CDS encoding DUF420 domain-containing protein has translation MGIILPTISTSFIVISAVLIAIGWYLISRRRVEAHKKVMTAAGVFALLFFIIYVSRTVFVGNTEFGGPDSIKKYYTAFLIFHIVLATTGGVFGLVSLYSGYKNNLGRHRKIGPWTSIIWFFTAITGVAVYLLLYIIYEGGATTSMIKAILG, from the coding sequence ATGGGGATAATTTTGCCGACCATAAGCACATCTTTTATCGTAATCAGTGCGGTGCTGATCGCCATCGGCTGGTATTTGATTTCCCGCCGCCGTGTGGAAGCGCATAAGAAAGTGATGACGGCAGCCGGTGTCTTTGCTTTGCTGTTCTTCATCATATATGTTTCGAGGACCGTCTTTGTCGGAAATACGGAGTTCGGAGGACCTGACAGCATCAAGAAGTATTATACGGCATTTTTGATTTTCCATATTGTGCTGGCCACTACCGGCGGAGTATTCGGCCTCGTGTCACTATACAGCGGCTATAAAAATAACCTTGGCAGGCACCGGAAAATAGGGCCGTGGACAAGCATCATCTGGTTCTTTACGGCGATCACCGGTGTAGCTGTATACCTCCTTCTGTATATTATTTATGAAGGCGGAGCGACGACGAGCATGATCAAAGCAATTCTAGGCTGA
- the ctaF gene encoding cytochrome c oxidase subunit IVB, with translation MASNSNSTAQEGGGQMAAYKKQKRKQEMKYQLVTFSMMIFFTIIAFLVVGYETFSATFAVPFILLLAAVQVIFQLYYFMHMNHKGHEAPALFIFSGIFMGVVTVAALMLIVWW, from the coding sequence ATGGCGTCAAACAGCAATTCAACTGCACAGGAAGGCGGCGGCCAAATGGCTGCCTATAAAAAACAGAAGCGGAAGCAGGAAATGAAATATCAGCTTGTCACTTTCTCAATGATGATCTTTTTTACGATCATCGCATTTCTGGTCGTCGGTTATGAAACGTTTTCGGCAACTTTCGCCGTGCCTTTCATCCTGCTGCTGGCGGCTGTCCAGGTCATCTTTCAGCTTTATTACTTCATGCATATGAACCATAAAGGCCATGAGGCCCCTGCATTGTTTATTTTTTCAGGCATTTTCATGGGTGTTGTGACAGTTGCCGCTTTGATGCTTATTGTCTGGTGGTGA
- a CDS encoding GNAT family N-acetyltransferase, with translation MEEKIRKIERDEMDEVLALSQFAFQYTLTDDEKEKRLERLSYEEVWGSLADGKLASKLHILDLEIYLAGKRWKMGGVSAVATWPEYRRSGHVESLLKNSLKRLKETGYAISMLHPFKFEFYRRYGWETFVQYKKYKIAMDRFSQFKKMDGRIERTGRKIGLLNEIYSQYASKYNGMLVRTDTWWNTRVFTKNNDQAAVYYRADGTPGGYILYYTKDEKMIIHEMVHLDIESLLGLLTFIRQHDSMAESVEVPLPDAQEFSFLFENPRMLIETKPYFMARIVDAGKTLEEYSFRIPPGKGNLFLHVTDGFADWNDATFQICYDNGSFSVTTHKNNSTGSSCTHLPKRGLSLDIQTLAAVLFGYQEPSFLYETGKVIGPKKDVEMLAEMLPEYTPFFNDFF, from the coding sequence TTGGAAGAGAAGATTAGGAAGATTGAACGTGACGAGATGGATGAAGTGCTGGCCTTATCACAGTTTGCATTTCAATATACACTTACAGATGATGAAAAAGAAAAACGACTTGAACGGCTATCATATGAAGAGGTATGGGGTTCGCTAGCAGACGGAAAACTGGCTTCTAAGCTGCATATTTTGGACCTTGAAATATACCTTGCCGGAAAACGGTGGAAGATGGGCGGAGTTTCTGCTGTGGCAACATGGCCGGAATACAGGCGCAGCGGCCATGTCGAGAGCCTGCTGAAAAACAGCCTGAAACGGTTGAAAGAGACTGGTTATGCAATATCCATGCTGCACCCGTTCAAATTTGAATTTTACAGACGTTATGGATGGGAAACATTTGTCCAGTATAAAAAATATAAAATTGCCATGGACAGGTTCAGCCAATTTAAAAAGATGGATGGCCGGATTGAAAGGACGGGCAGGAAAATTGGCTTGTTGAATGAGATATATAGCCAGTACGCAAGCAAATACAATGGAATGCTTGTCAGAACCGATACATGGTGGAACACCCGTGTCTTTACAAAAAACAACGATCAGGCCGCCGTCTATTACCGGGCTGATGGGACGCCGGGCGGTTACATACTATATTATACAAAGGATGAGAAAATGATCATCCATGAAATGGTCCATCTTGACATCGAGAGCTTGCTTGGTCTGCTTACGTTTATCAGGCAGCATGATTCGATGGCAGAGTCAGTGGAGGTTCCGCTGCCTGATGCCCAGGAGTTTTCATTTCTTTTCGAAAATCCGCGGATGTTGATTGAAACGAAACCCTATTTTATGGCCCGGATTGTGGACGCGGGAAAAACGCTGGAAGAGTATTCTTTCCGAATTCCACCCGGAAAAGGGAACCTGTTCTTGCATGTGACCGATGGGTTTGCCGACTGGAACGACGCCACCTTCCAGATTTGCTATGATAACGGCAGCTTTTCTGTGACGACCCATAAAAACAACAGTACAGGCAGTTCATGCACTCATCTGCCTAAACGGGGGCTGTCACTTGATATCCAGACACTGGCCGCAGTATTGTTTGGATATCAGGAACCTTCTTTCTTATATGAAACTGGGAAGGTAATTGGACCGAAAAAGGATGTGGAGATGCTGGCAGAGATGCTGCCGGAATACACGCCGTTTTTCAATGATTTTTTTTAG
- a CDS encoding cytochrome (ubi)quinol oxidase subunit III, translated as MQTEETLNAQNFPEEPERATLEGKNKFLGFWFFLGGETVLFASLFGTYLALKGQHMSGPPAEELFKLPMTFLMTMILLTSSLTSVYAMYHMKNFDFKKMQLWLGITVLLGFTFLGLEIFEFVEYVHEGHTYTGSAFGSAFYTLVGFHGAHVLFGVLWIVTLMVRNAKRGLSLYNAPKFYVASLYWHFIDVVWVFIFTVVYLMGKVG; from the coding sequence ATGCAAACAGAAGAGACATTAAATGCTCAAAATTTTCCGGAAGAACCCGAGCGTGCCACCCTTGAAGGCAAAAATAAGTTTTTAGGATTCTGGTTCTTCCTCGGCGGAGAGACGGTTCTCTTCGCTTCCCTTTTCGGAACATATCTTGCTCTAAAAGGCCAGCATATGTCAGGACCTCCGGCTGAAGAGCTCTTTAAATTGCCGATGACGTTTTTAATGACGATGATCCTGCTTACAAGCAGCTTGACAAGTGTATATGCAATGTATCACATGAAAAATTTCGACTTTAAAAAAATGCAGCTTTGGCTCGGCATTACTGTTCTATTAGGTTTCACATTCCTCGGATTGGAAATCTTCGAGTTTGTCGAGTACGTCCATGAAGGCCATACGTACACAGGCAGTGCGTTCGGTTCAGCGTTTTACACGCTCGTCGGATTTCACGGCGCCCACGTCCTTTTCGGTGTCCTGTGGATTGTGACGTTGATGGTAAGAAACGCAAAACGGGGACTGTCGCTCTACAATGCCCCTAAGTTTTACGTTGCAAGTCTGTACTGGCACTTTATCGACGTTGTATGGGTATTCATCTTCACAGTCGTCTATTTGATGGGAAAGGTGGGATAA
- a CDS encoding IS3 family transposase (programmed frameshift) has protein sequence MGRKSITPEYKLEVLKMWEDGKYSLAAIAKKYKVFESTIKEWKYKFDTYGTEGLKEASTWKPYTRELKQSAINDYLSGHYSLRDVARKYEISNESVLRKWINKYNSHRELKDTKGRTSSMAKGRKTAWDERIHIVLDCLGNGKDYQKTAEAYEVSYQQVYQWVKKYEDGGVEALKDKRGQKKEEAELTPEEKIKLQMKKLERENERLRAENLFFKKVRGTRKEAKVSHIPYKDKYIAIQELNADEDISIVLLCDIAGITRGAYYKWLNRIPSARDLQNEEIIREMKALHEELEGIYGYRRMMMHINRKLGQSFNHKRYYRLMRVVGLQSVIRRKKKRYKPFNPEHVAENVLNREFKAENPNEKWVTDVTEFKYGSTKKAYLSAILDLYDGSIVSYVLGHSNNNLLVFKTLDLATEQLGRSRLLLHSDRGFQYTSHGFKRRIDEAGITQSMSRVGRCIDNGPMESFWGTLKSEKYYLHKYETFEELSQAIEQYIHFYNHDRYQKRLNGLSPIEYRAKAA, from the exons ATGGGTAGAAAATCAATTACTCCAGAATATAAGCTTGAAGTACTAAAAATGTGGGAGGATGGCAAGTATTCCTTAGCTGCCATTGCAAAAAAGTATAAGGTGTTTGAGTCCACTATTAAAGAATGGAAATATAAGTTTGATACGTATGGGACCGAAGGCCTTAAAGAAGCCTCTACCTGGAAACCATACACCCGTGAGTTAAAGCAGTCCGCCATAAACGATTACCTTTCCGGTCATTATTCATTGCGTGATGTTGCCAGGAAGTATGAAATATCAAACGAATCCGTCCTCAGGAAATGGATTAACAAGTATAATAGTCATAGAGAATTGAAGGATACGAAAGGAAGGACAAGCTCTATGGCTAAAGGGAGAAAAACGGCTTGGGATGAACGTATTCATATTGTCCTTGACTGTTTGGGGAACGGAAAGGATTATCAAAAAACAGCAGAGGCCTATGAAGTCTCTTACCAGCAAGTGTATCAGTGGGTTAAGAAGTATGAAGATGGTGGAGTTGAAGCGCTTAAAGATAAACGGGGACAGAAGAAAGAAGAAGCTGAATTAACCCCGGAAGAAAAAATCAAGCTTCAGATGAAGAAGTTGGAAAGAGAAAATGAACGACTACGTGCGGAGAATCTATTCT TTAAAAAAGTTAGAGGAACTCGAAAGGAGGCGAAAGTAAGCCACATCCCTTATAAAGACAAGTACATCGCAATCCAGGAGCTTAATGCGGATGAAGATATAAGTATTGTTTTACTATGTGATATCGCTGGGATTACACGAGGTGCTTACTATAAGTGGTTAAACCGTATACCTTCTGCACGTGACCTTCAGAATGAGGAAATCATAAGAGAGATGAAGGCTCTCCATGAGGAATTGGAAGGTATCTATGGCTATCGTCGAATGATGATGCATATCAATCGAAAGCTCGGACAGAGCTTCAACCACAAACGCTATTATAGGCTGATGAGGGTGGTCGGTTTACAGTCGGTCATACGTCGAAAGAAGAAACGTTATAAGCCTTTCAACCCCGAACATGTCGCCGAGAATGTATTAAACCGTGAATTCAAGGCTGAAAATCCAAATGAAAAATGGGTAACAGATGTCACGGAATTCAAATATGGTTCCACAAAGAAAGCTTACCTAAGCGCTATTTTGGATCTGTATGACGGCTCAATTGTCAGCTATGTCCTAGGACATTCCAATAACAATCTCCTTGTGTTCAAGACGCTTGACCTGGCAACAGAGCAACTGGGCAGGAGCCGGCTCCTACTACACAGTGATCGTGGATTCCAGTATACCTCTCATGGCTTTAAGCGAAGGATTGATGAAGCCGGGATTACTCAGAGCATGTCACGGGTAGGCAGATGCATTGATAACGGGCCCATGGAATCCTTTTGGGGAACACTTAAAAGCGAGAAATATTATTTACATAAGTATGAAACGTTTGAAGAGCTCTCTCAAGCGATAGAGCAGTATATTCATTTCTATAATCATGATCGGTACCAAAAACGACTAAACGGCCTTAGCCCTATTGAATATAGAGCCAAAGCCGCTTAG